ttctgaaagtttgataatacaaacaaacacacacagacgcaggcgaagacattattgcccttttgcctttggcagctGGCGATAAATGTGACACTTAAATGTGAAAGAAGTTGGATCTTCCCTGTTGTTGATCTCAGGTTCAGGCTGCTGCGCTGGACGAGATGTTCCACCAGGGGGAAGCATCGGTCCTGCGCTACCACAAAGCTCTGCTGCTGATGGAGGGCCTGTCACTGCTGCTCACCGAGCACGACGACATCCTCAGCGTTGGCAAATGTTCGTACCTCCAGCACGGCAGCCCCACCGTCGTATGGCTCTGAGAGCTGAAATTCTCCTGTTGCTGCGCTTCAAAAcagaatttgcattttttttttttttccgaagtaaaaaaatgtccaatgttgtttttgtttctcttttgctTTCTCTGTGCAGGTAAGGAGTGGATCGAACGCCGTCTCACAGCTCTGCAGTCAGGCGTCTGCGTTTGAGAGCCCCAACACCTGATGATGTCATCCACTTACACCCAGCACGTTACTAACTAAACACAACTCCTCCCACATGTCATGGTTTCACAAAGAAAGGCTTCCGTTTTCGCAAGAAAACCACAAGGCTCGAGTTTACACAGAAACCTGAgggtttgtgttgtgaatatTTCTGAAGTTGATTAGCAGTTCGCTGATAATGAACTTCCTGATTACTAAAGTCGAACCAGAGCTGGACGCAAACACATCTTCGCGGGCGGCTCCCAAAGTGGCGAGAAGACCATTCCCGCCGCCACAGGCGTGAGACAAACGGGAGCAGTCACATTCCTCCACGCGCTACTCACCTAACGTAGACCCAGAGCGACTAGCGTTCATGCTGCGTGCCGCTACACGCAAATTTCACCTTTTACAGAAACGTGCGCTGGAAGAGAAGTGCAGCACTTTGCTGCACGTGTTGTGATTTTAGCTGTCGAGGACTGACCCTATGTCCAGATATTCtcacgtttgtttgttttgtatgtttttcgATAGTTTTCTGGGTTTTATCTAATCGTTTCTGGCAGCAGAAGTGCGTACAAGCACCGTTACAAAACTGTTGCCAACCCCACCCCGCCCCCAAAATGTCTTCTGTTtcgtgttttaataaaatgtcctTATATGTAACCATGCtggttttgacaaaaaaaaaaaaaggtgacatttCACCGACGCTATATTTATCAAATGCCTTGACCTGTTTCTGACACTATGGTTAGGAAGGAAGTTAATAAgaagttaatttgattttttttttgtttgtttgcttcttttttaaaatggtcttgAGCAAAGAGAAAAGGGGTCCATCAAACTCTTTAAACACACAATGCAATTTAAAACTCGTTCTGTAGcttttatgtcaaaacaaaaaaagactgaaaatcatCCGCCTGCATCTTTCACGTTTAAAAACCCCTGGGATGTGTTCATCTGGCACACAAGCTTCCAGACCGCTGGTGATTTCTACAAATGATTccatattttgtattttatctgcCGAATGGCGTCCGCGCTCAGCAGGCCTAATCAAATCGTGAATGTAAAGCTGCCGGGAGAGGAGCAGCGTTGGCGTTGGCGCTGGCGCTGGGCTGAATGTTACGAGACCAACGTTGAGGCCGACCTTAGGGCTGAATGTTTTTTGCACTCTTCAAGTACTGTAAAGAAAGAGGAACACGATAGAGTCATCCAGTTTTTGTAGCCGCGGCTCATTTAGAAACTTCTGCTTACTCATTTTTAGCACCATTTCTAGTTGTTGCAGTTGCCGTCTCCAAGTAGAAGATGCTTGACGTGAGAGTGTCGAAGGAGTGGGTATAAGCTAAAACACCTTCAAGAgttctttgaaaagaaaatgtatttacactgaagaatctgaatatatttgcagtgttttgttttgtgcttcatTTCAGATTTGATGTTGGGTGGGGCCTCGAAACGCTTCCTGCCTGTTTTGGATTTtgagagttttaaaatgattattcgacctaaaagaaaaaaatgtttttatcgaTGTTTACCATCCTCGAAAAATTCCTTGGCTAAGTTTTTGTGTGAACTGGACGTTTTAATCCTCTGCGATAGTTGTTTTTGAGGAGCTGCGTGCGTGAAGTGTGGTGGTGTTTCGCGTGCTGGTGGGTGGTGGGATGTGTTAAGCGCATATTTTGTCACGTATATCTGTAAGAAGATGTGAATTCTTCGAACCGGAGTGAGAAACCGAAGCGTCCTCTTGCCGTCTAACGTCGTTTCGCCCCCCCCAAAAAGTCATTCcctcagctttttttatttttttgagtttttgaagCTGTAAAATAGGGGAATATTTGAAGATAAAATATGGAGGTGTGATTTCTGGCTgaagggggggggaggggggaaatGAAGCCCTTACAGTAGCAACATCAGCAGGACAGGCTGCAGAGAGAAGTCATCCATttgctttgttgctttttttacattttgtctgaaaatttgctctgtgtgtgtgtgtgtgtttaagtgaaCATTCCTACTTTTAGTTCATCCACAGGCCCTCTGTCGTCACATTTGCTGCTTTGTTCAGTGAGACTGTCTCCAAAGAAGCAGGTGGCAGGAAAACCAACGcatgtgtcacttttttttttaaacgtacCACACAATCATTGCTGTCAGACTTATCTTATCATTGGAAGGAGTCAGAAGAACCATTACGTAAACCAAATGTGTTTGACACTCATGTTGATTTGATCAAAGCTGTTTCCTTTCTGGTCTGAATTGCTCTTTTTGTAGATTTTACAGCATactcaaatgtttttcatttgccTCCTTTCTGTGTTGTTTGGTTGTAAGTTTAAGTTATTGTGTGTTCTGCACCGCAGGCCTCCGGAGAGATGCCACCTGTACTTTCCAAAGACTTGGCTTTCCGCTCCGtttcccacatttttttttttcttatctctAACAGACGCACTCTCTCAATATTCCTGCGTGTGATGTAACCTTTACTCTTCGGGAGCTGCGTCATGAATAAAGTGGAAGGAAAGGTCACTTGGCTGCAGAAGTTCTGTGTTTTCTTACATGTTGTCACCTCTTTTATGCAGAAATGTTGTCCTGCATGCTTCTTTAGAATGCATTCATTTTCTCACACTATTCTCCACTTCTCTATTTCACACACTTGTTGAAGAAGATTGCACCTAGCTGTCCCGGTTAGCagagtttttactgtttctaaAAAGCTggaaagtttaaagaaaaaatgtgattttatacAATTAATTTAAACCTTGTAATCTGATGAAATGTTGAACTGCAGCAATGTGGAATAAGGGGTCAAATAATTCAGTATTTGCCAATGAGAGGACTTATTTAGGACAACTAAGTAATTAATAAACAATATCTTAATAGTGTACTCTAAAATCAATGTTATCCATTCATAGTTTTAACTACATTATCCAAGGAAATGAACCATAATAGACACAATCGAATGTGCTTAAGCAATAAATTcagcattttacatttaaataaaaatgttgccaCTTTATAGATTAAAGTTAGGATCTAATACAAAATGATATGTAAAATTATAGATTGTAAACCTGGATGTTTTGGCAAGGGTTACTGACAAAGACCTGTGACCATCTATTACTGATTCAATTGTATAAGAATGCTGATAACTCTATTTAACAGGACCATAAtgtcaacacaaacagtcttaatatccacaaagctgtttttattttatgtaacaaTGATGGTGAAAATCTACCATAAACAAGCATTTCTGTATTGTATGTTGACACCTGGAGATTATCTTGGGggctttaattagttttaagtGACCCATATTGGGGTCTCGAGCCTAATTTGGGAAACCATTACCTTAGACAATTTTCTGCTTTAGTGCTAGCTTGacaatactttttaaaaaataatttattccatAAAGccgatgttttgtttttatttatttattttgtgcaacTTGAATTGTAATTGCAACACATAGTGGTCCTAACTGACAAGGAGTAAGTTAAAAACTTTACAACttttaatatgtttagttttagttttagcaatATAAAAACTACCATGAAGTTGCATAACAGGGCGTTAAGGTTGCGTTGGCATGGCAACGATGTAGTTGTCACGGTAACGTTCTGTATGAGCAGAGCGCAGGTCAAACGAGGTGCTAAAAGTTATCCAGGACAGGCCTGTTGCCATCCGTTTACTAAAGAAAATTCTGTTTCAGCTAGCCattagttgttttaggacaCCAATGTGGGTGAAAAACAGCGAGCTAAATAAACTAGCTGCGAGCTAATTCGTGCGGAACATAAACGGGTCGTCGTTAAAGCCAGGCGATGTCAGACAACAGTCTCCCGCCGGTGCAGCATTTACCCCACTGGACCAGAGTCGGGTGTCTCGGGAAACCGTGGCTTCCGCGACGTTTGCCGGCGAGCCAACCGCGACAGCGTCTGCCTGCCGTCCCGCTGACGGCCGGGGGAGGCGTGGGCCCCGCGGCGGCTGCAGAGAGGCCCTGTCTGGGCGGCGAGGACCCCCGCGTCGCGTCGCTGCAGAGGAATAtccagtttctgcagcagcagcacgagGGCACCCTGGAGAAGCTGCACGCAGAGATCGACTATCTCAGGAGGGAGAATAAAGGTGGGGTGTCCAAGAGTCATTGTCACCGAATGAGTTAGCTCAGTCTTcatgaatacaaaaaaagttagTAACCATTCTGGTCAACTCTGAAAGCAACATCATCCACCATGGCGCGCAATGTTGCAACATCTGGCTTGATCTGTTAGCAGCTGGAGCACGCgatgtgaatgactgtcagctactaccacacccaaatttagctcaatatctgtaaaattcactgaggcatagccattttggtgtagGCTGTGAGGAAGCGGATTGAAATATGACCAACGAGGCTATCATGTTTATCATCCATGAAAGCCCTAAAAAGGTGGGTTGTTTTGGCAGattaattgaaataaatgtgGTTTTGACACCTTTATCAAGACCCATTTGAGTCCAATGTTTTACAGTCAATCTGATGAATATGCTCTCTGCTCTGTGTTGCAATTCCTCACTTTTTCTATCAACATAATAGTTTCAGCAGCATCCTATCACTCATACTCGTCTAATCCTATGACATAGAAaggtatgcattttttttaacaaagcaaaCACTGAGCCTGCCAATATCTGCACCCCTTGTCGTcgtcccccaccccccaaaataaataaataaataaaatattttcttaatgaTGTGAAACTCATACCATTAGCTCAGAGGACAAGTGAGGGTTGTGTAGAAAAAAGCTGGAATCATTCTTAACTCTTTATTTCTCCAAGTTAGAAGGGGATGCATttttgttcatgagatattttgctaacattcaAACAGGGATGACGTCCACAGGTGACACgtgggttttaaacaaagtcgTCACGCAGTTTGCTGCTCAAAGTGTACGTTAAGGATGACGGATTAGCTTCGAAAGTGAAGTCAACCTAATGAATTCtttcagaaagttgtttttggACAACGATGTGGGTTAGCTTGTCCACGCCGAAATATAATGCAGAGAGAAAAACGGCGAGCTGGGAGCTAATTAGTGCTGAatataagcaaaaaaaataaaagtattgcCTCAACTTGGCCttcggcagcaggtgataactTAATTTAGGTTTGCTTCAAAGTAATGATCCAAATTTTTGGTGCACAGGCTACTTGTTTTAAtcaataaacagaaacagaaaaaagctatTATTCTTAGTGGACATTTGCAGGGTAATAGCATTCATTAGGATATGAGGCAGCTCCATCGACCTGATGTCAAACAACTCATCTAAAAACTGCACATCGTTAGTTTCCATTTGCAAAGGCTGGACTTTGTGACTCCCAGCTGGAACGAGTCGGAGCCAGAGACCTGCCCGGTGGCTGATGAGGTGCTGACAAAAAAAGGGGGATATTTAATCTAGGTGTAGTGGTGCTGTGGCAACCCACAGGGTTCTGACAGTTCCTCTGCAGGAGACGGGACAAAGATCGGGTGTCAGAGCAGGCCGGGGCGTCTCACCGAGTTCCCAGTCATCGCTGTTCGGGCTGTGGCTCCCTGTAATGACACTGATGTTCTCCTGTTCCGGCTGTTGCAGAACTGCAGTATAAAATGATCATGGAGTCTCCGGGCAAAAGAGGTAAGATGGAATCCTGAGTTTTTGCTGTTCCCGTCAACACCGATGAGGTTTACAGTTGACCTTCCTTGTAGGAGGGACACACAGCCTACGAGACGTAAGACCCCCCACTCAGGCCGGGGAAGCCCACTCAGCTCTCTACCTGGAGGAGCCCCTGCAGGACACACGACCCTTAAAGGACCAGGTTTTTAGGTAAGTTTTCCGTCCAATAGATTCATCCTTCAGCTATTTCCTGTCTCTGTCACGTCTTTACCTGCTCCATTTTATTACTGGTTTAGAggaaaatactattttttaCCCTCAATTCAAATAATTTATCAGTCTGTGTatctgtttgttaaattaaagatatttaaactgcatgttatctttatttattttttaactcattAACTAATGGGGACTAGTTCAGGAGAAGGCAGTACAGCTCTGGGATCAGCTCGGCGGGAGCATGGCACCAACATGACGGGGCACCTCATCACTTCCCTAAATCCTCTGCGTATCCACGGCAACCCGTCCCGTCCCCCACGGGCGCCCACCCTGCAGGAGTGCGAGGTCATCATCCGGCAGCTTTACAACGCAAACAGTTTGCAGTCTCAAGAGGTCAGCGCTCATCAGACTCCATGTCCCGTAAAATGAagaacaggatttttttttttactgtatccGTTTCCTGCGTGCACCGATGAAGTTTGACCGTCTGTCGTGCAGATTGTTCGAGTGAAGGCACTGCTGAGAGAAATAGTTTTGAGCAAGAAAATCACCCCAGAAAACTACATTCTGACCAAATCATACCTCACTGACGGAGCTTGGTAAAGCGACACAACGATGCTGTTCATCAAATAACACACAACGACCCGCAGAAGTTGTGTCAGTTTCACCCTTTTTGTGCATTTCAGCAAATCAATAGAAGAGAAGAAGTTTCCCAAACTGAGCCTGCAGTCTTTTCCAGAGAACACGTACGTAAAATGTGCTTCTGCTTATTTGCTGCTGGTCTTACCTCCTTTGTGCACATCTTTATGTGCATttagaataaatgtgtttgcagCACTAAAACTTTGTCTGATTGTAGTTCAGAGAAGGTTTAGCTCTTTGTCCCTGTTTTGTGTAGCTGTTCAACTGACTCCCACTTAAGAATTAAACAACCATCTTACTGtattaatgaaatgtttatggTTAAAGTACAGGATTACAGTGCAGCAGCCTGCTAATACAGCCGGtcttttctttgcagctgaTTTTAAGGGGAGTAAGAAACTTTTTAGAAGCTACTACTTTTTGCTTAAAAGggctaatttaatttattaatgttgattctattatttttgcattaaatgaCATAAATAGAAGTTATATTATCATGACAGGAACAAAATGAgctataataaaatataacttcGAAGGGGCCTGCCACTTATTTTGAGTCAAGATGACTCCTGTAGACACACATCCAAAGATCTTTTTGAGGGTTCAGTGAcatatgggatattttgctaacagacaaacacacacacacatagactcttactcaaacaaaaaagatatttaGCTATATATTGAGCTGCATTAAAGTTGATGGAAGAACACAAATCAATCTAGAGACACTTTTGGAGGTGGATACCAGTAGCTGCCTGCCATAGGAATGCATTGGAGTACTGTGCTGCACTGTGAAATGTTAGCGACATCAAATacgtttttgaaaaaaatgacatttttttcccctttaagtgAACCTCACCATGTTGTCTCGTAGGTCAGGAACCGCCCAGTCGGGGGTTGTCCTCCCAGCCCTCAAGCAGAGTCTCAGCTCTAATGTCGTGGACAGACAGAGGAGGACCCGTGTGATGCAGAAAGATCGATTAAAAAGGACTTTGTGGTGACTGATTGAAACCAACACGCCGTCAGGCTTAGTCACCTGAAAATCCTCAGTATGTATGGTCTTTAACAATTGCTTTGTAATGTTTCCAAGATGAATAAATCTTTGAAGCAGCTGTTTATGGCCTGTCATAGTAAGAAAAGTTCAAGATGACCCAGTTCTGACCATAAATCAGCAGGTTTAGGACCTGCTCTAAATGGTGCCCAGTCACCAgtaatacatatttttttcccagctATGACATGTCAACATGTAAGCTGTTAAATAAGTCTGTGGCCCAATCCTGTTCTCCACCCTGAGCCCTAATCCCTGTACCGTCACACACGTTATTCACGTCACAGCTGTAGTGTTTGAGCATTGAGTTCAGGAGGGCTTCAAATGGAATTATTAAGGCTAAGCAGGGCCGATTGTTGTGACAAAACACAACTCTTTGAAACAATGCATCAGCATTTATAATAAGGTAAACTCCAGAATGACTGGCTGAGGTgtagacttttattttgcatcaatcACTCTCTggggtaaattaaaaaaataaaaacaaatgtatacCTTTTAGCaacctaaaagtaaaagaaagtcAGAAACTAAACACCTAATTGTAACtgaattattttgacatttgacTAAAAATACGAACCGCTGTGACACCAACAGCCCAGCCAGTCTTCTGTATCAAAGCCTTTATAGATTTAAAGATTTAGGAGGGGGACAGCACTGAGAAAATCTACAGTATTTCAAAATACTTAGACAGTGAGTGGGAGGATTGGAATCGGGCCTGTAGGCAGTTTACTCATGAAGGACAGGTATAATAATTAAAGATACAGGAAGTGAAGATGTGTTGCCCCTCGAGAAGCTGTCTGTAAAAGAAAGAGGcaattttatttgttatcaaacaatgcattttaaaaaaatccatgaaAAGGTGAAACTGactatgataaaaaaaactattttgatgTGAAAATATGACTTGCTGTATTTAGTTGCAAATATATGAGAATATGCACTTTTAATTCTTTGGATCAAACTGCACGAGTCCGCCATGTCGCACAGAAACGCGTTTTCAGTCACCCAGAAGGAACAcgctcacatttagccgcctcTGTTTCTCAGCTGCATGGAGAAGAAATGAACGCCGCAGTATTCAACTTTTCTGATGAATGTCAATAAATCCGCTGCGCATTAAAACGGAAGTTTCCTATTTTCACTTCACTTTCTGCGAATGATTGTATTCTTCATGAAATCAGACCAGTTCACTGTTGTCTCTTTTAGAACAGGGCAGCATCTAAAGCAGGAgtgggcagtcctggtcctcgagggccattatcctgcatgctttacttGTTTCGCTGCTCCGAcatacctgatttgaatcaatgggtgattaacaggcttctcggagcatgaagaggtgatttaaccattgaatcaggtgtgctggagcgaGGAAagatgtaaaacatgcaggacagtggccctcgaggaccaggattgcccacccctgatctaaagtGTTTGTTGGAGAGGAGGGAAAGAATCTTAAAGGGGAATGTAAATGATGATGCAGCACTTTTCATGTCAGGCAGGG
Above is a genomic segment from Kryptolebias marmoratus isolate JLee-2015 linkage group LG14, ASM164957v2, whole genome shotgun sequence containing:
- the si:ch211-222n4.2 gene encoding coiled-coil domain-containing protein 74B, giving the protein MSDNSLPPVQHLPHWTRVGCLGKPWLPRRLPASQPRQRLPAVPLTAGGGVGPAAAAERPCLGGEDPRVASLQRNIQFLQQQHEGTLEKLHAEIDYLRRENKELQYKMIMESPGKRGGTHSLRDVRPPTQAGEAHSALYLEEPLQDTRPLKDQVFSSGEGSTALGSARREHGTNMTGHLITSLNPLRIHGNPSRPPRAPTLQECEVIIRQLYNANSLQSQEIVRVKALLREIVLSKKITPENYILTKSYLTDGACKSIEEKKFPKLSLQSFPENTSGTAQSGVVLPALKQSLSSNVVDRQRRTRVMQKDRLKRTLW